The following are encoded in a window of Rubritalea squalenifaciens DSM 18772 genomic DNA:
- a CDS encoding aspartyl protease family protein, protein MKTHKILHLSLGLALLTPALADDTPAAPPKRNQVEKGQGYHKLKLSDTKGSHLLTVVGVEDRKAAFLVDSGASQEIVVTEKLAKSLGKTLENAGEVQGITGKGKLYSTSFDKINIGGAIVLKNKKVIASPIPLEKDFGTEELPFGGLLGSQFLYLSRAIVSYSENTFFIPTNKIPSSLQRQSCLSKGGWALPLHRSPQGLPFLYLNINGKDYSFLMDTGAGSDIIDAKLATELKAELRDSNHKVRGGTLGQLDKLQIARLQNVTFADNFILPQAEFLAMPRTVELSLPEGAPPYGGIIGAPFLKASGAVVDFGTGSILLSSMSQPEAIRKLISNVSAEASDEQLDAAVKQTQELQQALKKERSAPKTSRRFDLRGLNAESTDEEIQKALEKGGHPTTATFIKMIRKQLQSLNDNKGNAVGLSFQPGSTREEIRETMRKAGVPVNEKQVERVFKTLQASKAAKPLELTVPEGTHKLAMTLEPSGKNYWTVKSSINGKEAILMLDTGAQSTVLDSGSLSKLGLEAGKDSLAFSRGAGGLANLNTVTTETFQLGKATANKQEFRSTNLHNNGFDALLGGDYFSQIHAVMDLSSNELYYNKNRKIELAEITQRSDLKPHPLHIAKNHITIDVLINGKPAHLLLDTGASSTIIYSDAAERLGLDSLKVDGRVRGAGGINQASIGVHSIDQMQIGAATVDSIPALIGDIGKVKNEKVDGILGADALLSFKPILDYGSQQLFIPAGEYDMHLYTKTGTKLLGSDEELAKAYADGTFIGFGKIKQVELFKPGQKKSGTPDGMRALNFTYTILKVINGDKDLLNKEVKLHYYLPEDASLDQDLARYISRNSTPLLIGLPDKAENRMPLKNAIWIPGSLAGKQLKRLNKQ, encoded by the coding sequence ATGAAAACACACAAGATCCTTCATCTATCTCTCGGTCTAGCGCTGCTAACTCCAGCGCTGGCAGACGACACCCCAGCCGCTCCACCCAAGCGAAACCAGGTCGAGAAAGGCCAAGGATACCACAAGCTCAAACTCAGCGATACCAAAGGCTCACACCTCCTCACGGTGGTCGGAGTCGAGGACAGGAAAGCCGCTTTCTTGGTCGATAGTGGTGCTTCCCAGGAAATCGTCGTCACAGAGAAGCTCGCCAAATCCCTCGGCAAGACACTTGAAAATGCTGGAGAAGTCCAAGGCATCACTGGTAAAGGGAAGCTCTACTCCACCAGCTTTGACAAAATAAATATCGGCGGTGCGATTGTCCTCAAAAATAAAAAGGTCATCGCCTCCCCCATCCCGCTCGAAAAAGATTTCGGCACTGAGGAACTCCCCTTTGGAGGGCTGCTGGGATCACAGTTCCTCTATCTATCCCGCGCCATTGTAAGCTATTCGGAGAACACCTTCTTCATCCCGACAAATAAAATACCATCCTCTCTGCAGCGCCAGTCTTGCCTGTCCAAGGGAGGTTGGGCACTGCCACTGCACCGTAGCCCGCAGGGCCTCCCCTTCCTCTATCTGAACATCAATGGCAAAGACTACTCCTTCCTCATGGATACCGGTGCTGGCTCAGACATTATCGACGCCAAATTAGCAACCGAACTTAAGGCCGAACTTCGAGACAGCAATCACAAGGTACGAGGCGGCACCCTCGGACAACTGGACAAACTACAGATCGCACGCCTTCAGAACGTCACCTTTGCGGACAACTTCATCCTGCCGCAGGCAGAATTTCTCGCCATGCCGCGCACTGTCGAGCTTTCCCTTCCAGAAGGCGCACCACCATACGGGGGCATCATTGGGGCACCCTTTCTCAAAGCAAGTGGGGCAGTCGTAGACTTCGGCACTGGCTCCATCCTTCTCTCATCAATGAGCCAGCCAGAGGCCATTCGCAAGTTGATCAGCAATGTCTCTGCAGAAGCCAGCGACGAGCAACTGGATGCCGCCGTCAAACAGACTCAGGAATTACAGCAGGCTCTCAAGAAGGAGAGATCGGCTCCAAAGACCTCACGACGCTTCGACCTACGTGGCCTCAACGCTGAGTCCACAGACGAGGAAATCCAAAAAGCTCTCGAGAAGGGCGGCCACCCAACTACGGCCACCTTCATCAAAATGATCCGCAAGCAACTCCAGAGTCTCAACGATAACAAAGGTAATGCTGTAGGCCTCTCCTTCCAACCTGGTTCCACCAGGGAAGAAATCCGCGAGACCATGCGCAAAGCAGGCGTGCCGGTGAACGAAAAACAAGTCGAGCGCGTCTTCAAAACACTGCAGGCATCCAAAGCAGCCAAACCTCTTGAACTTACCGTTCCTGAAGGCACCCATAAGCTTGCCATGACTTTGGAACCAAGCGGCAAGAACTACTGGACCGTCAAATCCAGCATCAACGGCAAGGAAGCCATTCTCATGTTAGACACCGGAGCTCAATCTACCGTTCTGGATTCCGGCAGTCTGAGCAAGCTCGGTCTTGAAGCTGGAAAAGATTCACTGGCATTCTCCAGAGGAGCCGGTGGTCTAGCCAACCTCAACACCGTCACCACAGAGACTTTCCAACTCGGAAAAGCCACTGCCAACAAACAGGAGTTCAGAAGCACTAACCTGCATAACAATGGTTTCGACGCCCTACTGGGTGGTGACTATTTCTCTCAGATTCACGCCGTCATGGATCTCTCAAGCAATGAACTTTACTACAATAAGAACCGCAAGATCGAGCTCGCTGAGATCACTCAGCGCTCAGACTTGAAACCACACCCTCTACACATCGCCAAAAATCACATTACCATTGATGTCTTGATCAACGGTAAGCCAGCACACCTTCTGCTAGATACAGGAGCCTCCTCCACCATCATCTATTCCGATGCGGCAGAACGCCTCGGGCTAGACTCCTTGAAAGTAGATGGCCGTGTCAGGGGAGCAGGCGGAATTAATCAAGCCTCTATCGGAGTGCATAGCATCGACCAAATGCAGATCGGTGCAGCCACAGTAGACAGCATTCCAGCCCTCATCGGAGATATTGGCAAAGTCAAGAACGAGAAAGTAGACGGAATCCTCGGCGCAGACGCCCTGCTCTCCTTCAAGCCGATTCTGGACTACGGCAGTCAGCAGCTGTTCATCCCCGCCGGTGAGTACGACATGCACCTCTACACCAAGACAGGTACCAAACTGCTCGGCTCCGATGAAGAACTCGCCAAGGCCTATGCTGACGGCACCTTCATCGGCTTCGGCAAGATCAAGCAGGTCGAACTCTTCAAACCCGGTCAGAAGAAGTCCGGCACTCCAGACGGCATGCGAGCGCTCAACTTCACCTACACTATCCTCAAAGTTATTAATGGAGACAAGGACCTCCTCAACAAAGAGGTGAAGCTCCACTATTACCTTCCAGAAGATGCAAGTCTGGATCAAGATCTCGCCCGCTATATCAGCCGTAACAGCACCCCTCTGCTTATCGGCCTACCAGACAAAGCCGAGAACAGAATGCCTCTCAAAAACGCGATCTGGATTCCTGGCTCTCTTGCCGGCAAACAACTTAAAAGACTCAACAAGCAATAA
- a CDS encoding efflux RND transporter permease subunit produces the protein MIRFLLKHGTLVAVTVIMLMVLGIVAATRVPVQMIPDLETRIISIDTRWPGATPQDVEKEILIEQEEYLRGLPNLKRMTSLASTGRAEIELEFPFGTNANEALLEVNNALSQVPSYPENVDEPVLRSDSFSYNPFLSFRIVPVKGNPKGHDINMMLDFVDDNVRPALERIEGVSQVRVNGGAERQIRIIVDAAKLAERKLSINDVRQAIRDRNVDVSAGDLDSGKRRYLLRTVGRFHTLDDLRELIIVRRGDSITRLQDIATVELTHAELRNLSYSEGEANIRLSLVRQTGSNVIDIKEKALPEIDRINQEILLPEGLEMTLSNDDVQYVQSSIDNVVKNIAIGASLATLVLFLFLRSGSATLIGMLGMPVCIVAGFIGLLVMDRTINVISLAGIAFAIGMTIDNTIVVLESIEVERRKGKTRMDAAHDGLKAVWTAVLSGTMTTVLVFLPILFVKEEAGQLFSDIGIAISASIIVSMLVATAVVPVAFAYMPGLKRKKDGAHSFAEKPKKEPRLIKPIGWLISSAWRRAICMLLTLAATAAAFLFLTPPAEYLPEGEEAKAFSTMIAPPGYSLKEMEKVALETQEKFLPALKDDPANFDSGESKIPALDRFVVIVRPESMRVIAVTKNPKHIDPYIDIIDEHFRSYPGMRAFSARGSIISSNDGGTRAVALDISGRDLPEIYNTALEVYRLSREHIKEAQINSRPSSLTLGQPLLEIKPKWERLEELGFEPRNFGFAAAALSDGAFVDEFYFNDDKIDIFLFSKAEERQNIEDITTLPIYSPRGGVIPVGAIASIEETVDTAEIRRVDGRRTVTLYIIPPRSIPLETGVQTVRENIVQPLRESGALPPGVSINLTGASDQLDSTRKSLGQNMWIAVVLCYLQLVVIYRHWGHPFLILTTVPIGISGGIVGLWLLNYIGGMLPSIGLAPIQQPFDMITMLGFLILLGTAVNNPILIVERTMQNYRENGLSPLESVKDAVSSRLRPVLMTTCTTLMGLAPLVFIPGAGTELYRGLGAIVLFGLAFTAFITLTFLPSMLVLVLNITQRIWNKPPDLVTE, from the coding sequence ATGATCCGCTTCTTACTCAAGCACGGCACACTGGTCGCCGTCACCGTCATCATGCTAATGGTGCTGGGCATCGTCGCCGCCACCCGCGTGCCGGTACAGATGATCCCGGACCTGGAGACACGCATCATCTCCATCGATACCCGCTGGCCCGGCGCCACTCCGCAAGACGTGGAGAAGGAAATACTCATCGAGCAGGAGGAATACCTCCGCGGACTCCCCAACTTGAAAAGGATGACCTCCCTCGCCTCCACCGGGCGCGCTGAGATCGAACTGGAATTCCCCTTCGGCACCAATGCCAATGAAGCTCTCTTGGAAGTCAACAACGCGCTCAGCCAGGTACCCTCCTACCCGGAAAATGTGGACGAGCCAGTGTTGCGCTCCGATTCCTTTTCCTACAACCCCTTCCTCTCTTTCCGTATCGTCCCCGTGAAAGGCAACCCGAAGGGACACGACATCAACATGATGTTAGACTTCGTGGATGACAACGTACGCCCGGCACTAGAGAGAATCGAAGGCGTCTCTCAAGTCCGCGTCAATGGCGGTGCCGAGCGTCAAATCCGCATCATTGTCGATGCAGCCAAACTCGCCGAGCGCAAGCTCTCGATCAACGATGTACGCCAAGCCATCCGTGATCGTAATGTCGATGTCTCCGCTGGTGACCTAGACAGTGGCAAACGCCGCTATCTGCTACGCACTGTCGGCCGCTTTCACACCCTCGATGATCTCAGAGAGCTTATCATCGTCCGCCGAGGTGATTCCATCACCCGCCTTCAAGACATAGCCACTGTGGAACTCACCCATGCCGAACTGCGCAATCTTTCCTACAGTGAGGGCGAAGCGAATATCCGGCTCTCCCTCGTCAGGCAGACCGGCTCCAATGTCATCGACATCAAAGAAAAAGCCCTGCCCGAAATCGACCGCATCAACCAAGAGATCCTACTCCCAGAAGGGCTGGAAATGACCCTCTCCAATGACGACGTCCAGTATGTCCAGAGTTCTATCGACAACGTGGTGAAGAACATCGCCATCGGCGCCAGCCTCGCCACCCTCGTGCTCTTCCTCTTCCTTCGCTCCGGTTCCGCCACCCTCATCGGCATGTTAGGCATGCCCGTCTGTATCGTTGCTGGCTTCATCGGTCTGTTAGTCATGGACCGTACCATCAACGTCATTTCCCTCGCTGGCATCGCCTTCGCTATCGGCATGACTATAGATAACACCATCGTGGTACTCGAAAGCATCGAGGTGGAACGGCGCAAAGGCAAGACCCGCATGGATGCCGCCCACGATGGACTCAAGGCCGTGTGGACCGCTGTTCTCTCTGGCACCATGACCACCGTGCTGGTCTTCCTGCCCATCCTCTTCGTGAAGGAAGAAGCCGGCCAGCTTTTCTCAGACATCGGCATCGCCATCTCAGCCTCCATCATTGTTTCCATGCTGGTCGCTACTGCCGTAGTGCCTGTTGCCTTCGCCTACATGCCCGGCCTGAAAAGGAAGAAGGACGGAGCACACAGCTTTGCCGAAAAGCCGAAGAAAGAGCCACGCCTGATCAAGCCCATCGGCTGGCTGATCAGCAGTGCATGGCGACGTGCCATCTGCATGCTTCTCACCCTCGCCGCCACCGCAGCCGCCTTCCTTTTCCTCACGCCTCCCGCCGAATACCTGCCGGAAGGAGAGGAAGCCAAAGCTTTCTCTACGATGATCGCACCGCCCGGCTACAGCCTCAAGGAGATGGAGAAAGTCGCCCTGGAAACCCAGGAGAAATTTCTCCCCGCACTCAAGGACGACCCCGCCAACTTCGACTCAGGGGAATCCAAGATCCCTGCACTCGACCGCTTCGTCGTCATCGTCCGTCCGGAATCCATGCGCGTCATTGCCGTCACGAAGAACCCCAAGCATATCGACCCATACATTGACATTATCGATGAGCACTTCCGTTCCTACCCCGGCATGCGCGCCTTCTCTGCCCGCGGTTCCATCATCTCCAGCAATGACGGCGGCACCCGCGCCGTCGCGCTTGATATAAGCGGGCGCGACCTGCCAGAAATCTACAACACCGCTCTCGAAGTCTACCGGCTCAGCCGCGAACACATTAAAGAGGCCCAGATCAACTCCAGACCATCCTCTCTGACTCTTGGACAACCTCTGCTAGAGATCAAACCCAAGTGGGAGCGTCTGGAGGAACTTGGCTTTGAACCCCGAAATTTCGGCTTCGCCGCTGCCGCACTCAGCGACGGCGCCTTCGTCGATGAGTTCTATTTCAATGACGACAAGATCGACATCTTCCTCTTCAGCAAGGCTGAGGAACGCCAGAACATCGAGGACATCACCACACTGCCCATCTATAGCCCACGGGGTGGCGTCATACCCGTAGGCGCTATCGCCTCCATTGAAGAGACTGTCGACACCGCGGAGATTCGCCGTGTCGATGGCCGCCGGACAGTCACCCTCTACATCATACCGCCTCGCTCCATTCCTCTGGAAACCGGGGTCCAGACCGTGCGGGAAAACATTGTTCAGCCGCTGCGTGAGTCTGGCGCCCTACCACCCGGAGTCAGCATCAACCTAACAGGAGCAAGCGACCAACTGGATTCCACCCGCAAATCGCTCGGCCAGAACATGTGGATCGCCGTGGTGCTCTGCTACCTTCAGCTCGTGGTCATCTACCGCCACTGGGGTCATCCTTTCCTCATTCTCACCACAGTTCCCATCGGCATCAGTGGAGGTATTGTAGGACTCTGGCTGCTCAACTACATCGGCGGGATGCTCCCCTCTATCGGCCTAGCACCTATTCAGCAGCCATTCGACATGATCACCATGCTGGGCTTCCTGATCCTCTTGGGAACTGCGGTCAACAACCCCATCCTCATCGTGGAGCGAACCATGCAGAACTATCGTGAGAACGGCCTCTCGCCGCTGGAATCGGTGAAAGACGCCGTTTCCTCACGCCTCCGCCCGGTGCTGATGACCACCTGCACCACCCTCATGGGCCTCGCCCCGCTGGTCTTCATCCCGGGTGCTGGCACCGAACTCTACCGCGGTCTGGGAGCCATCGTTCTCTTTGGTCTCGCCTTCACCGCCTTCATCACCCTCACCTTCTTACCTTCCATGCTGGTACTCGTCCTCAATATTACTCAGAGGATCTGGAATAAACCTCCAGATCTAGTCACCGAGTAA
- a CDS encoding PEP-CTERM sorting domain-containing protein has product MKYKSTILTIAVTGFMITASNAAIVWTGAADTNFWNDANWDFGGSSVTAGEFNPNTAFNDDVVISNATGVTTVDGEGILINDGFSLTLDNSDIFVNGAAGTSGIKGVAAGAASTFNLANGSVLNTQFATTGADVNVDGTSEIIFRGGGDPINSQTDQTNIFLAIGGKLTLPTLAEFTEQADTQGGAIYVNGVQVTGSNVNDLFTFTDNGGSFTGTAVPEPSSTALIGLAGLGLVLRRRR; this is encoded by the coding sequence ATGAAGTATAAATCTACAATACTCACTATCGCTGTCACGGGATTCATGATTACCGCATCGAATGCGGCAATCGTGTGGACAGGTGCAGCTGACACAAACTTCTGGAATGATGCGAACTGGGACTTCGGAGGCTCCTCCGTGACTGCCGGTGAATTCAATCCAAATACAGCGTTCAACGATGATGTTGTCATCAGCAACGCCACAGGAGTCACCACCGTCGACGGTGAAGGCATCCTGATCAACGACGGCTTCAGCCTGACCCTTGATAACTCAGACATCTTTGTTAACGGTGCCGCTGGTACCTCAGGCATCAAAGGTGTGGCTGCTGGTGCTGCCTCTACTTTCAATCTGGCCAATGGCTCTGTTCTCAACACACAGTTTGCTACTACTGGTGCTGATGTGAATGTGGATGGTACCAGTGAGATCATTTTCCGAGGTGGTGGTGACCCGATCAACTCCCAGACTGATCAAACAAACATCTTCCTTGCGATCGGTGGTAAGTTGACCCTCCCTACTCTTGCTGAGTTCACTGAGCAGGCAGACACCCAGGGTGGTGCCATCTATGTGAATGGTGTGCAGGTGACAGGGTCTAACGTGAATGATCTCTTCACCTTCACAGACAACGGGGGTTCATTCACAGGTACAGCTGTTCCAGAGCCTAGCTCCACTGCTCTGATCGGCCTTGCTGGTCTGGGCTTGGTGCTTCGCCGCAGACGATAA
- a CDS encoding LamG-like jellyroll fold domain-containing protein, whose amino-acid sequence MKLTPNLLITLAAIGLTHSASAALVAQWEFDEGVPTSSPTNGSYTTYETVSGTNSGTFWGASVRAYDNSAGIGASPQGGGHAYFDATGTGNDPHVIVDTTVQGNLPVGSSSRTIMAWINADASQPHTGNIFSYGTNLTGERASFRLDTTGAIRFEVQGGYTYGGADLRGAGWTHVAVVIDDFNTDTTTDVSEAKLYVNGVEVGSYTSAAQAINTVAGGINTSIGNSSQNYATSGFNGGIDDVRIYDTALTQGEIASIVAVPEPSSTALIGLAGLGFILRRRR is encoded by the coding sequence ATGAAACTTACACCAAATCTACTCATTACATTGGCGGCTATTGGGCTGACGCACAGTGCGAGCGCGGCTCTGGTAGCTCAATGGGAATTTGACGAGGGAGTGCCGACAAGCTCTCCGACTAACGGTTCCTATACGACATACGAAACAGTCTCCGGCACCAACAGTGGAACGTTTTGGGGCGCCTCCGTACGCGCCTACGATAACTCCGCGGGAATCGGAGCTAGCCCACAAGGCGGGGGCCATGCCTATTTTGATGCTACAGGAACAGGCAATGATCCTCACGTGATTGTGGATACTACCGTACAAGGCAATCTGCCTGTGGGTAGCTCCAGCAGGACGATCATGGCCTGGATCAATGCTGATGCCAGCCAGCCGCATACAGGAAATATTTTCTCCTATGGAACGAATCTTACTGGAGAGCGTGCCTCGTTCCGTCTTGATACCACAGGGGCGATCCGCTTCGAAGTCCAAGGTGGCTATACTTATGGTGGGGCTGATTTGCGTGGTGCAGGCTGGACTCACGTCGCCGTAGTGATCGATGATTTTAATACCGACACCACCACAGATGTCAGCGAGGCCAAGCTCTATGTGAATGGTGTTGAAGTGGGTTCCTATACCAGTGCAGCACAGGCCATCAATACGGTGGCTGGTGGGATCAATACCTCGATCGGCAACTCGAGCCAGAACTACGCCACTAGTGGCTTCAATGGCGGGATCGATGATGTACGTATTTACGATACCGCTCTGACTCAGGGGGAAATCGCATCGATTGTAGCCGTGCCTGAACCTAGCTCCACAGCCTTGATCGGGCTTGCTGGTCTCGGTTTTATCCTTCGCCGGAGGCGGTAG
- a CDS encoding efflux RND transporter periplasmic adaptor subunit, producing the protein MIEHPHPASHQSPQTRRVRHLALLAITSACLAAPSLAQEKPKPVVVTKAEKLEGLESKITLTGTVTSPRRSRLSSRTDGLINKLNVDSGHTVKKGDVLMELDTKLGELALSLIEAEQEQAEIELANAKRLVDEAESLAKSGAFPKSEAITLSTNLRIAEAKLKQLKVRKGLQEERIARHKLVAPFDGIIGQKLSEAGEWVATGTPVLELVEMTNLRFDIQVPQEFIGRVKNAESALITLDAFPNKALEAKLSYVVPVKNAISRTFLTRLSISDPDSIAGPGMSGTATLAAHHKNGLAVQIPRDAVVRFPDGSAKVWIVQQSDSGSKVVSRIIKTTGELGVMAKVIEGLNGGETLVLKGNEGLQDNQAVNILPEKESTK; encoded by the coding sequence ATGATAGAGCATCCACATCCAGCTTCTCACCAAAGCCCTCAAACACGACGGGTAAGACATCTAGCACTACTCGCCATTACATCGGCCTGCCTCGCTGCACCGAGTTTGGCTCAAGAGAAGCCGAAGCCTGTCGTGGTGACCAAAGCGGAAAAGTTAGAAGGCTTGGAAAGCAAGATCACCCTCACTGGCACGGTTACTTCCCCGCGCCGCTCCCGTCTTTCTTCCCGTACAGACGGACTGATCAACAAGCTCAATGTCGATTCTGGACACACCGTCAAAAAAGGCGATGTCCTCATGGAACTGGACACAAAACTCGGCGAACTGGCACTCTCACTCATCGAAGCCGAGCAGGAGCAGGCCGAGATCGAGCTGGCCAACGCCAAACGTCTTGTCGATGAGGCCGAATCACTCGCCAAGTCCGGCGCCTTCCCCAAGTCCGAAGCCATCACCCTCTCTACCAACCTTCGCATCGCCGAAGCCAAGCTCAAGCAACTCAAAGTCCGCAAAGGTCTCCAAGAGGAAAGGATCGCACGCCACAAGCTTGTCGCCCCCTTTGATGGCATCATCGGACAAAAACTCTCGGAAGCTGGTGAATGGGTCGCTACCGGCACTCCTGTTTTGGAGCTGGTGGAAATGACGAACCTGCGCTTCGACATCCAAGTTCCGCAGGAGTTCATAGGCCGGGTCAAAAATGCAGAATCGGCTCTCATCACCCTCGACGCCTTTCCCAACAAGGCATTGGAGGCCAAGCTATCCTACGTTGTCCCCGTAAAAAATGCCATCTCGCGTACTTTCCTAACAAGACTATCCATCTCTGACCCAGACAGCATCGCTGGTCCCGGCATGTCCGGTACAGCCACACTTGCCGCTCATCATAAGAATGGCCTGGCGGTCCAGATCCCTAGGGACGCCGTAGTCCGCTTCCCGGACGGCAGCGCCAAAGTATGGATCGTGCAGCAATCAGACTCCGGCTCCAAGGTCGTTTCCCGGATCATCAAGACCACGGGGGAGCTAGGTGTAATGGCCAAGGTCATTGAAGGCCTGAACGGCGGCGAAACCCTCGTCCTCAAAGGCAACGAGGGACTACAGGATAACCAGGCGGTAAACATTCTGCCTGAGAAGGAATCCACCAAGTGA
- a CDS encoding GDSL-type esterase/lipase family protein, with the protein MKALFLTLILATPLLAQVSTEVANSRSTVPAERTDKWAPSWKERHELLVKRANTNTKDYQLVFVGDSITHSWERAGKKVWANNFAKFGALNLGIGGDRTEHVLWRLQNGAWPKDLKPKVAVVMIGTNNTGFEKGQPAEETAAGIQLIIDEIHQRSPETQIILHAIFPRGANPKDGKRVTNNKINTLISKLGERDYVHYADIGNKFLDPKGQLPKVIMPDRLHPNARGYQIWATALKPELEKLGLKEKP; encoded by the coding sequence ATGAAAGCATTATTCCTGACGCTAATACTAGCTACCCCACTTCTCGCACAGGTCTCTACCGAAGTCGCCAACTCCCGCTCCACTGTTCCTGCCGAGCGCACGGACAAATGGGCACCATCCTGGAAAGAACGTCACGAACTACTCGTCAAACGCGCCAATACCAACACCAAGGACTACCAGCTTGTTTTTGTCGGCGACTCCATCACCCACAGTTGGGAACGCGCTGGAAAGAAAGTCTGGGCAAACAATTTCGCCAAGTTCGGAGCGCTTAACCTCGGCATTGGTGGTGACCGCACCGAACACGTGCTCTGGCGCCTCCAGAATGGCGCCTGGCCAAAGGACCTCAAACCCAAGGTCGCCGTCGTCATGATCGGCACCAACAACACCGGCTTTGAGAAAGGACAGCCTGCGGAAGAAACTGCCGCAGGCATCCAGCTCATCATCGATGAAATTCACCAGCGCTCCCCGGAGACTCAGATCATCCTCCATGCTATTTTCCCGCGTGGTGCCAACCCTAAGGACGGCAAACGCGTAACCAATAACAAGATCAATACTCTCATCTCCAAGCTCGGTGAGCGCGACTACGTCCACTATGCGGACATCGGCAACAAGTTCCTCGACCCCAAAGGCCAACTCCCCAAGGTCATTATGCCTGACCGCCTCCACCCCAATGCCAGAGGCTACCAGATCTGGGCCACCGCCCTTAAACCCGAACTTGAGAAGCTCGGCCTGAAGGAAAAGCCTTAG
- a CDS encoding arylsulfatase, which yields MKTLLLTLLLALPLAQACESAPSEAPSKLPNIIFIMADDLGYNHLSCYGQKRLTTPHIDALAAKGIRFTDAYAGCTVCGPSRSSLMTGLHSGHIPYKVNKAIVDITDSTPTVAEMLKKAGYRNGAFGKWGIGGQGSGQTPLDRGFDTFYGMLDQGHGHRHYPSFLIKNNRKDPLPNKTMGSRGNTSSNPADRKLHTHDAFTVAALDFIGDQKRKPAQPFFCYLAFTLPHTEIIANDTTINTPEFDAEKWPETYTADTVSHIRQPQPRRHFGAEIRMLDNSVGAIMKKLDELGIRENTLVIFTSDNGGQLKKVWGSAPSTYFQANGILRGGKTDCYEGGLRVPMIVYWPQRSPQGTVSKLPTYFADFLPTVCDLTGQKPPQDIDGLSILPTLTGNAGNQAQHEFLFWSHQAKRLDHAVRSGPWKAVKRGNNPIELYNLDIDISEQNDVAKKHPDIASEMENIISQEYTPDLKHPGPSAKSPVYPQFNE from the coding sequence ATGAAAACACTCTTACTCACCCTTCTTCTGGCCTTGCCACTCGCTCAAGCATGTGAATCAGCCCCCTCCGAGGCTCCCAGCAAGCTGCCCAACATCATTTTCATCATGGCCGATGACCTCGGCTACAATCACCTGAGTTGCTACGGCCAAAAACGCCTAACTACCCCGCATATCGATGCTCTCGCAGCGAAAGGTATCCGCTTCACAGACGCCTATGCCGGCTGCACAGTCTGCGGCCCATCCCGCTCCTCACTCATGACAGGCCTCCACTCAGGCCACATCCCCTACAAGGTGAACAAAGCCATCGTCGACATCACTGACAGTACGCCCACGGTCGCTGAAATGCTTAAAAAAGCAGGCTACCGCAATGGAGCCTTTGGTAAATGGGGCATTGGAGGACAAGGCAGCGGACAAACACCTCTGGATCGTGGCTTCGATACCTTCTACGGCATGCTCGACCAAGGCCACGGCCACCGCCACTACCCATCCTTTCTCATCAAGAATAACCGTAAAGATCCACTCCCTAACAAAACCATGGGATCACGCGGAAATACCTCCAGTAATCCAGCCGACCGCAAGCTCCATACCCACGATGCCTTTACCGTCGCAGCACTCGATTTCATCGGTGACCAGAAAAGAAAACCCGCTCAACCCTTCTTCTGCTATCTCGCCTTCACTCTCCCTCACACAGAGATCATCGCCAATGACACCACGATCAACACGCCGGAGTTTGATGCAGAAAAGTGGCCTGAAACCTACACTGCTGATACCGTTTCTCACATCCGTCAGCCTCAGCCTAGGCGTCATTTCGGTGCTGAAATCCGCATGTTAGACAACTCCGTCGGCGCCATCATGAAGAAACTTGACGAGCTTGGCATCCGCGAGAATACCCTCGTCATCTTCACCTCCGACAACGGAGGTCAACTCAAGAAAGTCTGGGGCTCAGCACCCTCTACCTACTTCCAAGCGAATGGCATACTGCGCGGCGGAAAAACGGATTGTTATGAAGGCGGCCTGCGCGTGCCCATGATCGTTTACTGGCCCCAGCGGTCCCCGCAAGGCACAGTATCCAAGCTCCCTACCTACTTTGCCGATTTTCTCCCCACCGTCTGCGACCTAACAGGTCAAAAACCTCCTCAGGACATCGATGGCTTATCCATTCTCCCCACACTTACTGGAAATGCCGGCAATCAGGCGCAACATGAGTTCTTATTCTGGTCACACCAAGCCAAACGTCTTGACCACGCGGTACGCAGTGGTCCCTGGAAAGCCGTCAAGCGCGGCAACAACCCTATCGAGCTCTATAATTTGGATATCGATATTTCTGAGCAAAATGATGTCGCCAAGAAACACCCTGACATTGCTTCTGAAATGGAGAACATCATCTCTCAAGAATACACTCCAGACCTCAAACACCCCGGCCCATCGGCCAAATCCCCCGTTTATCCGCAGTTTAACGAATAA